A genomic stretch from Aminobacter aminovorans includes:
- a CDS encoding cell envelope integrity EipB family protein: MRAKRLVLLSTLSTSLLSLTPAVAAPVLAPHRAVYDLVLDQASDRSGITGLSGRMVYEFNGSACEGYTVKFRFVTQIATSENTRLTDQQTTTFEDGEGKTFSFVTKSFVDQNLDREVKGTATREANGLKVALEKPSAGSVDLAKTQFPTQHLVELIDKAEKGETFYETSLFDGSEDADKVMTTTVIVGKKSEAPDTDPELPALAALAKDKFWPVDIAYFDESKGGGEEVPEYRISFKLHENGLTRDLVMDYGDFSMTGKLVNLSLFPVPQGECKP; this comes from the coding sequence ATGCGCGCAAAGCGCCTTGTTCTTCTTTCCACCCTGTCCACCTCGCTGCTGTCTCTGACGCCGGCTGTTGCGGCTCCCGTGCTTGCACCCCATCGCGCCGTCTATGATCTTGTGCTCGACCAGGCCTCCGACCGGTCGGGGATAACAGGTCTTTCCGGCCGGATGGTCTACGAATTCAACGGCTCCGCTTGCGAGGGCTACACGGTCAAGTTCCGTTTCGTGACGCAGATCGCGACCAGCGAGAACACGCGGCTCACCGACCAGCAGACGACCACCTTCGAGGATGGCGAGGGCAAGACCTTCTCCTTCGTCACCAAATCCTTCGTCGACCAGAACCTCGACCGCGAGGTCAAGGGCACGGCGACGCGCGAAGCCAACGGGCTCAAGGTCGCTTTGGAAAAACCGTCGGCAGGCTCTGTCGATCTCGCCAAGACGCAGTTCCCGACCCAGCACCTGGTCGAGCTGATCGACAAGGCCGAGAAGGGCGAGACCTTCTATGAAACGAGCCTGTTCGACGGATCCGAGGACGCCGACAAGGTGATGACCACCACCGTCATCGTCGGCAAGAAGAGCGAGGCGCCTGATACCGATCCGGAGCTTCCCGCGCTCGCGGCACTCGCCAAGGACAAGTTCTGGCCGGTCGACATCGCCTATTTCGATGAGAGCAAGGGCGGCGGCGAGGAAGTGCCGGAGTATCGCATCAGCTTCAAGCTGCACGAGAACGGCCTGACGCGCGACCTGGTGATGGATTACGGCGACTTCTCGATGACCGGCAAGCTGGTCAACCTGTCTCTGTTTCCAGTGCCGCAAGGCGAATGCAAGCCGTAG
- a CDS encoding GGDEF domain-containing protein, which translates to MTGALLLVLQALIYFVTMAAVFHSRHRFGIGIFVCVLGVMHFLETYLAAVFFVQLPFGLISPGSTVMFSGKLMMFLLLYIKEDAETVRQPIYGLLIGNCLMVALALILRLYGNVAEMPGYQPDLTFLDDMGVLMVWGTALLFLDSIALILIYEKLGQRIANTLFKRIFLSAALVLTFDQLMFFLGLHLVSGVPISALYGGWIAKMAAAALYSTMLVVYLRHVESRPALAGPEPLLKVFDRLTFRHRYEDLLQKTGKDTLTGTSDRGHFEAVAQSLIDRPLADRQPVSLLMIDIDHFKSINDQHGHVTGDKVLKDVARALDGALRSGDRLFRYGGEEFVAICQDLNAGDATILAERLRSAVATMTLAEPGLSTTVSIGVTTAKSGPVSAEQMIRDADTWLYRAKRLGRNRVESPLVA; encoded by the coding sequence ATGACAGGTGCATTGCTGCTCGTCCTGCAGGCGCTGATCTACTTCGTGACCATGGCCGCGGTTTTCCATTCACGCCACAGATTCGGCATCGGCATCTTCGTTTGCGTGCTCGGCGTGATGCACTTCCTCGAGACCTATCTCGCCGCGGTGTTCTTCGTTCAGCTGCCCTTCGGCCTGATATCGCCCGGCTCGACCGTCATGTTCTCCGGCAAGCTGATGATGTTCCTCCTGCTCTACATCAAGGAGGATGCCGAGACGGTGCGCCAGCCGATCTACGGGCTGTTGATCGGCAACTGCCTGATGGTGGCGCTGGCCCTGATCCTGCGCCTGTACGGCAACGTCGCCGAAATGCCGGGCTATCAGCCTGATCTGACGTTCCTCGACGACATGGGCGTACTGATGGTCTGGGGAACGGCACTGCTGTTCCTCGACAGCATCGCCCTGATCCTGATCTACGAGAAGCTCGGCCAGCGTATCGCCAACACGCTGTTCAAGCGCATTTTCCTGAGCGCGGCACTGGTCCTCACCTTCGACCAGTTGATGTTCTTTCTCGGTCTCCACCTCGTATCGGGCGTGCCGATCAGCGCGCTCTACGGCGGCTGGATCGCCAAGATGGCGGCAGCCGCGCTCTACAGCACTATGCTCGTGGTCTACCTCAGGCACGTCGAAAGCCGGCCGGCACTGGCCGGGCCGGAACCGCTGCTCAAGGTCTTTGACCGGCTGACATTCCGCCACCGCTACGAGGACCTGCTGCAAAAGACCGGCAAGGACACGCTGACCGGCACAAGCGACCGTGGGCATTTCGAAGCTGTGGCGCAGTCGCTGATCGACAGGCCGCTGGCCGACCGCCAGCCGGTGAGCCTGTTGATGATCGACATCGACCACTTCAAGAGCATCAACGACCAGCATGGCCACGTCACCGGCGACAAGGTGCTCAAGGATGTCGCACGTGCGCTGGACGGCGCGCTGCGCAGCGGCGACCGGCTGTTCCGCTATGGCGGCGAGGAATTCGTTGCCATCTGCCAGGATTTGAACGCCGGCGACGCGACAATCCTCGCCGAACGCCTTCGCTCAGCGGTGGCAACCATGACACTGGCCGAACCCGGCCTGAGCACCACCGTCAGCATCGGGGTGACGACCGCCAAGAGCGGTCCTGTTTCGGCCGAACAGATGATCCGGGACGCCGACACCTGGCTCTATCGCGCCAAGCGGCTCGGCCGCAACCGTGTCGAAAGCCCGCTTGTTGCCTGA
- the pyrH gene encoding UMP kinase, translated as MTDKPLYRRVLLKASGEALMGEQHFGIDVSVVDRIASDIAEARALGVEVGVVIGGGNIFRGVAVASKGGDRVTGDHMGMLATIINSLALRTSLHKLGVDAVVLSAIAMPELCESFSQRQATAYMDAGKVVIFAGGTGNPFFTTDSAAALRAAEIGADALFKGTQVDGVYSADPKKDPAATRFERITHAEVITKGLSIMDTAAIALARENNIPIIVYSIHEKGGFGEILKGGGRCTIVADA; from the coding sequence ATGACCGACAAGCCGCTCTACCGGCGCGTACTGCTTAAGGCGTCGGGTGAAGCCCTGATGGGCGAGCAGCATTTCGGCATCGACGTTTCTGTTGTCGACCGCATTGCCAGCGACATCGCCGAAGCGAGGGCGCTCGGCGTCGAAGTCGGCGTGGTCATTGGCGGCGGCAACATCTTCCGCGGCGTGGCCGTTGCTTCCAAGGGCGGCGATCGGGTCACCGGCGACCACATGGGTATGCTTGCCACCATCATCAATTCGCTCGCCCTGCGCACGTCGCTGCACAAACTCGGCGTCGATGCCGTGGTGCTTTCGGCCATCGCCATGCCCGAACTGTGCGAGAGCTTCTCGCAGCGCCAGGCAACCGCCTACATGGATGCCGGCAAGGTCGTGATCTTTGCCGGCGGCACGGGCAATCCTTTCTTCACCACCGATTCGGCAGCTGCCCTGCGTGCCGCCGAGATCGGCGCCGATGCGCTGTTCAAGGGCACCCAGGTCGACGGTGTCTACTCGGCCGATCCCAAGAAGGATCCTGCCGCGACGCGCTTCGAGCGCATCACGCATGCTGAAGTCATCACAAAAGGCCTGTCCATCATGGATACGGCCGCGATTGCTCTTGCGCGCGAAAACAACATCCCGATAATCGTCTATTCGATCCATGAAAAAGGCGGGTTCGGCGAAATATTGAAAGGTGGCGGTCGCTGCACGATTGTTGCGGACGCCTGA
- the tsf gene encoding translation elongation factor Ts, producing the protein MSISAAQVKELRELSGAGMMDCKAALTETGGDMEAAVDWLRKKGISKADKKASRTAAEGLVGVDAGVREAVVVEVNSETDFVARNAAFQEIVANVSKVALAYGDTDAVAAAKYPGSDKSVADTIKDAVGTIGENMSFRRSVKLSVSEGVVATYVHNAVADNLGKLGVLVAIETAGNHDAARAFARQVAMHVAATNPLALTPDEVDASAVEREKSIFADQARQSGKPENIIEKMVEGRMRKFYEEVVLLKQAFVLNPDLTVEAALKDAEKQIGAPAKISGYVRFALGEGIEKEESDFAAEVAAAVKG; encoded by the coding sequence ATGAGCATTTCGGCAGCACAGGTTAAGGAACTCCGCGAACTTTCGGGCGCGGGCATGATGGATTGCAAGGCGGCTCTCACCGAGACCGGCGGCGACATGGAAGCTGCGGTCGACTGGCTGCGCAAGAAGGGCATCTCCAAGGCCGACAAGAAGGCCAGCCGCACCGCGGCCGAGGGTCTGGTCGGCGTTGACGCCGGCGTACGTGAAGCCGTCGTCGTCGAAGTCAATTCGGAAACCGACTTCGTTGCCCGCAACGCGGCCTTCCAGGAAATCGTCGCCAACGTTTCGAAGGTCGCACTTGCCTATGGCGACACCGACGCCGTTGCCGCTGCGAAGTATCCGGGTTCGGACAAGTCCGTTGCCGATACCATCAAGGATGCTGTCGGCACCATCGGCGAGAACATGAGCTTCCGCCGTTCGGTCAAGCTGTCGGTTTCCGAAGGCGTCGTTGCGACCTACGTCCACAACGCGGTTGCCGACAACCTCGGCAAGCTCGGCGTGCTGGTCGCGATCGAGACCGCCGGCAACCACGATGCGGCTCGCGCCTTCGCGCGCCAGGTCGCCATGCACGTTGCTGCGACCAACCCGCTGGCCCTGACGCCCGACGAAGTCGATGCTTCGGCTGTCGAGCGTGAAAAGTCGATCTTCGCCGACCAGGCCCGCCAGTCGGGCAAGCCGGAAAACATCATCGAAAAGATGGTCGAAGGCCGCATGCGCAAGTTCTACGAGGAAGTCGTGCTGTTGAAGCAGGCTTTCGTGCTCAACCCCGACCTGACGGTCGAGGCAGCACTGAAGGACGCTGAAAAGCAGATCGGTGCGCCGGCAAAGATCAGCGGCTACGTCCGCTTTGCGCTCGGTGAAGGCATCGAGAAGGAAGAGAGCGACTTCGCAGCTGAAGTTGCCGCTGCCGTTAAGGGCTAA
- a CDS encoding phosphatase PAP2 family protein, with product MAELEATTPVHRQRIDAVLSVKMALVGLLIAIDAQWIWATDFVFEPGSAVKVVVVVSGLTFISWLYAVRRPVERFQVLCAETAVLLAFSAAAAVLSVLVISSNMPLIDDRLITFDAALGFDWRAYVEFVNARPWLGQLSSMVYVTSLSQVALTILALSLLGRTRRVQHFVTAVMVGALVSILVSALLPAAGALGTIRPPADFMALNRPIIDLAYKQAFFDIRDGASRLISLDQPQGLIAFPSYHCTLSVLTMMAFRKVRIWFWPVLVLNLAVILSTPIDGGHHLADALAGILVAFFAWKMAEALSAAVEGRRSHRLLASRV from the coding sequence ATGGCTGAACTGGAAGCGACAACGCCTGTACACAGGCAGCGGATTGATGCCGTCCTGTCCGTCAAAATGGCACTCGTCGGCTTGCTGATCGCAATCGACGCGCAGTGGATATGGGCGACGGACTTCGTTTTTGAACCTGGCAGTGCGGTCAAGGTTGTTGTCGTGGTATCCGGACTGACGTTCATATCTTGGTTATATGCCGTGAGGCGCCCGGTCGAACGATTCCAGGTCTTGTGCGCCGAGACAGCTGTGCTGTTGGCATTCTCTGCGGCTGCGGCCGTACTCAGCGTTTTGGTGATCTCAAGCAACATGCCGCTGATCGACGACCGGCTGATCACGTTCGACGCCGCGCTGGGTTTCGACTGGCGCGCCTATGTCGAATTCGTCAATGCGAGACCCTGGCTCGGTCAACTGTCTTCGATGGTCTATGTCACATCGCTGTCGCAGGTGGCATTGACGATACTTGCACTTAGCTTGTTGGGCCGAACCCGAAGAGTTCAGCATTTCGTGACGGCGGTTATGGTCGGTGCGCTGGTGTCCATTCTGGTCTCTGCCCTCTTGCCGGCGGCCGGGGCTCTCGGGACCATACGTCCACCCGCCGACTTCATGGCTTTGAACAGGCCAATCATCGATCTCGCATACAAGCAGGCGTTTTTTGACATTCGCGACGGCGCGTCCCGCTTGATCTCACTCGATCAACCGCAAGGACTCATTGCGTTCCCGTCCTATCACTGCACGCTTTCAGTGTTGACCATGATGGCTTTCCGGAAGGTCAGGATCTGGTTCTGGCCGGTGCTGGTACTGAACCTTGCCGTCATCCTGTCGACGCCGATCGACGGGGGGCATCATCTTGCCGACGCCTTGGCCGGCATCCTTGTGGCGTTTTTCGCCTGGAAGATGGCTGAGGCGCTCTCCGCGGCTGTTGAAGGCCGTAGAAGCCATCGCCTGCTCGCCAGCAGGGTCTGA
- a CDS encoding HIT family protein — MSSAAYDPNNIFAKILRGEIPSHRVYEDDAVVAFMDVMPQSTGHTLVVPKTPSRNLLDAEPKTFDRLFSAVQKVARAAQQAFDADGIVISQFNEAAAGQTVFHLHVHIVPRFEGVAPRGHAAVMEKPEVLAENAEKIRAALAAA, encoded by the coding sequence ATGTCGAGCGCCGCTTACGATCCAAACAACATCTTCGCCAAGATCCTGCGCGGCGAGATCCCCTCGCATCGTGTCTACGAAGACGATGCGGTGGTGGCGTTCATGGACGTGATGCCGCAGAGCACCGGCCACACTCTCGTGGTGCCAAAAACGCCGTCGCGCAATCTGCTCGATGCCGAGCCAAAAACATTCGACCGGCTTTTTTCAGCGGTCCAGAAGGTGGCAAGGGCCGCTCAACAGGCCTTTGACGCCGACGGCATCGTCATTTCCCAGTTCAACGAAGCTGCGGCCGGCCAGACGGTGTTCCATCTCCACGTCCACATCGTGCCCCGCTTCGAAGGCGTCGCACCCAGGGGCCACGCGGCGGTGATGGAAAAGCCGGAAGTACTGGCTGAGAACGCCGAGAAGATCAGGGCTGCGCTGGCAGCAGCATAA
- the rpsB gene encoding 30S ribosomal protein S2, whose amino-acid sequence MALPDFSMRQLLEAGSHFGHQTHRWNPKMAPYIYGARNNIHIIDLSQTVPLLHQALKQVSDVVSRGGRVLFVGTKRQASDIVADAAQRSAQYYVNSRWLGGMLTNWKTISNSIQRLRKLDELLAGEAHGFTKKERLNLEREREKLDKALGGIKDMGSTPDLMFVIDTNKEAIAIQEAKRLGIPVVAIIDSNCDPDKIDFPIPGNDDAARAIQLYCDLVAKAAIDGIARQQGALGVDIGASAEVPVEPALDATPSTEAPQA is encoded by the coding sequence ATGGCACTGCCTGATTTCAGCATGCGCCAGCTTCTCGAAGCTGGTTCTCACTTCGGCCACCAGACCCACCGCTGGAACCCGAAGATGGCGCCCTACATCTATGGCGCCCGTAACAACATCCACATCATCGACCTGTCGCAGACGGTTCCGCTGCTGCACCAGGCTCTCAAGCAGGTTTCGGACGTCGTTTCGCGCGGCGGTCGCGTGCTGTTCGTCGGCACCAAGCGTCAGGCTTCGGACATCGTTGCTGACGCAGCGCAGCGTTCGGCCCAGTATTACGTCAACTCGCGTTGGCTCGGCGGCATGCTGACCAACTGGAAGACGATCTCGAACTCGATCCAGCGCCTGCGCAAGCTCGACGAGCTGCTCGCTGGCGAAGCCCACGGCTTCACCAAGAAGGAGCGCCTGAACCTCGAGCGCGAGCGCGAGAAGCTGGACAAGGCCCTTGGCGGCATCAAGGACATGGGCTCGACGCCGGACCTGATGTTCGTCATCGACACCAACAAGGAAGCCATCGCCATCCAGGAAGCCAAGCGTCTTGGAATTCCGGTCGTCGCGATCATCGATTCGAACTGCGATCCGGACAAGATCGACTTCCCGATCCCCGGCAACGACGACGCCGCCCGCGCCATCCAGCTCTATTGCGATCTGGTTGCCAAGGCTGCGATCGACGGTATCGCCCGCCAGCAGGGCGCGCTTGGCGTCGACATCGGCGCTTCGGCTGAAGTCCCGGTCGAGCCTGCGCTCGACGCGACTCCGTCGACTGAAGCGCCCCAGGCGTAA
- a CDS encoding GNAT family N-acetyltransferase has translation MSNASDVGATSADGSYAVRVVSSISEFGRDDWNRLSGTSRTSESAYNPFVSFDFLSILEESGCAVRKAGWQGHHLRLEKADGSFLGALACYAKSHSQGEYVFDHGWADAFERAGGRYYPKLQASIPFTPATGPRLLAVPGATATATKAALATALRSVAEGVGVSSAHVTFAEPDEVDILADTGFLRRTDQQFHFFNEGFGNYDDFLATLASRKRKALKKERREALAEGISIERLTGKDITEAHWDDFFAFYMDTGGRKWGRPYLNRTFFSLIGERMADDVLLVMARRGGRYIAGAINFIGSDALYGRNWGCIEDHPFLHFEVCYHQAIDFAIERKLRVVEAGAQGEHKLARGYRPVTTQSAHYIVHPGLRRAVAEYLERERREVAQIGEYLEDHGPFRRG, from the coding sequence ATGAGCAATGCGAGCGATGTCGGGGCGACGAGTGCGGATGGCAGCTATGCCGTCCGCGTCGTCTCAAGCATCAGCGAGTTCGGCCGCGACGACTGGAACAGGCTGTCGGGCACGTCCAGAACTTCAGAATCGGCCTACAACCCATTTGTTTCATTTGATTTTCTGAGCATTCTCGAGGAATCCGGCTGCGCCGTGCGCAAGGCCGGCTGGCAAGGCCACCATCTCCGGCTGGAAAAGGCCGACGGCAGCTTTCTCGGCGCACTTGCCTGCTACGCCAAGTCACACAGTCAGGGCGAATATGTCTTCGATCATGGCTGGGCCGACGCTTTCGAGCGCGCCGGCGGACGATACTATCCCAAACTCCAGGCTTCGATACCGTTCACGCCCGCGACCGGCCCTCGCCTGCTGGCTGTTCCGGGCGCCACGGCCACTGCGACGAAGGCAGCGCTGGCAACGGCGCTGCGCAGTGTCGCCGAAGGCGTCGGCGTATCATCGGCACATGTAACCTTCGCCGAGCCGGACGAAGTCGACATTCTCGCCGATACGGGCTTCCTGCGCCGCACCGACCAGCAGTTCCACTTCTTCAACGAAGGCTTTGGCAACTATGACGATTTTCTCGCCACGCTGGCCTCGCGCAAGCGCAAGGCGCTGAAGAAGGAGCGACGCGAGGCGCTGGCCGAAGGCATATCGATCGAACGCCTGACCGGCAAGGACATCACCGAAGCGCATTGGGACGATTTTTTCGCTTTCTACATGGACACCGGCGGCCGCAAATGGGGTCGGCCCTATCTGAACCGGACGTTTTTCTCACTGATCGGCGAGCGCATGGCCGACGACGTGCTGCTGGTCATGGCCAGGCGCGGCGGCCGCTACATAGCGGGCGCGATCAATTTCATCGGCTCCGATGCGCTCTACGGCCGCAACTGGGGCTGCATCGAAGACCATCCCTTCCTGCATTTCGAGGTCTGCTACCACCAGGCCATCGACTTTGCCATCGAACGCAAGCTCAGGGTCGTCGAAGCAGGCGCGCAAGGCGAGCACAAGCTGGCGCGCGGCTATCGCCCCGTCACGACGCAGTCAGCCCACTACATCGTCCATCCCGGCCTTCGCCGCGCCGTCGCCGAATATCTCGAGCGCGAACGCCGGGAAGTCGCCCAGATCGGCGAATATCTCGAGGATCACGGGCCGTTCCGGCGCGGCTGA
- a CDS encoding AzlC family ABC transporter permease yields the protein MRLSMPADPTSPTPSLSTRRLWYLRGVRAAFSIPGLILASAFIGFAGLAKEAGLTLAQTVFMVGMVWALPAKVVLIGAILSGASLPAAAFAVALSSIRLTPMVVALVPELRGPRTPRWVLYVLSHFVAVTSWVLAMERLRGIPRELRTSYYAGLGSTLVLFNMAVTAVVYLVADSLPPIVSAALFLLTPMYFLTSLWGSARERAGHVAMVLGLILGPLLHLVIPGFDLLGAGLIGGGTAFAFHKLARRRASA from the coding sequence ATGCGCCTTTCAATGCCTGCTGACCCCACATCTCCAACGCCGAGCCTGTCGACACGCCGCCTCTGGTATCTGCGCGGCGTTCGTGCCGCCTTCTCGATCCCTGGCCTTATCCTTGCCAGCGCCTTCATCGGCTTTGCCGGGCTTGCCAAGGAGGCTGGGCTGACGCTGGCGCAGACCGTCTTCATGGTCGGTATGGTCTGGGCGCTTCCGGCCAAGGTGGTGCTGATCGGCGCCATTCTCTCCGGCGCTTCGTTGCCGGCGGCGGCTTTCGCCGTGGCGCTGTCATCGATCCGGCTGACGCCGATGGTGGTGGCGCTGGTGCCCGAACTGCGCGGGCCCAGGACACCACGCTGGGTACTCTATGTCCTGTCGCATTTCGTCGCCGTCACCTCCTGGGTGCTGGCGATGGAGCGGCTGCGCGGCATCCCGCGCGAACTGCGCACCAGCTATTATGCCGGGCTCGGGTCGACGCTCGTGCTGTTCAACATGGCGGTTACGGCCGTCGTCTATCTCGTCGCCGACAGTCTGCCGCCGATCGTCTCGGCGGCATTGTTCTTGCTCACGCCGATGTATTTCCTGACCTCGCTCTGGGGATCGGCGCGAGAACGGGCAGGGCATGTCGCCATGGTCCTCGGGCTCATCCTCGGCCCGCTGCTCCATCTCGTCATCCCCGGTTTCGACCTGCTTGGCGCCGGGCTCATCGGCGGTGGGACCGCCTTTGCCTTCCACAAGCTGGCGCGGCGGAGGGCATCGGCATGA
- a CDS encoding DMT family transporter, with protein MNYIYLIVAVAFEVVATSALKETNGFTRLWPSVVALAGYACAFYFLSLVLRQVPVGIVYAMWCGAGIVFITAIAWIWFRQTLDLPALLGIGLIMAGVIVINLFSKSVAH; from the coding sequence TTGAACTATATCTATCTGATCGTGGCGGTGGCCTTCGAGGTCGTTGCAACCTCCGCCCTCAAGGAAACCAACGGTTTCACGCGGCTGTGGCCATCCGTCGTAGCGCTGGCCGGCTATGCCTGCGCCTTCTATTTCCTGTCCCTTGTGCTGCGCCAGGTGCCGGTCGGCATCGTCTATGCGATGTGGTGCGGTGCCGGCATCGTCTTCATCACGGCGATCGCCTGGATCTGGTTCCGCCAGACGCTCGATCTGCCGGCACTTCTCGGCATCGGGTTGATCATGGCGGGTGTCATCGTGATCAACCTCTTCTCCAAGTCGGTAGCCCACTGA
- the frr gene encoding ribosome recycling factor, translating to MSTDYSDLQRRMEGAINAFKHDLASLRTGRASSNLLDPIHVQAYGSSMPLNQVATVSVPEPRMISVSVWDKSMVGAVDRAIRESNLGFNPIVDGTNLRIPLPELNEQRRKELVKIAHTYAENAKVATRHVRRDGMDALKKAEKDGDISQDDQRVQSDKVQKLTDDTISQIDSLLAGKEAEIMQV from the coding sequence ATGAGCACGGACTACAGCGATCTACAGCGCCGCATGGAAGGCGCCATCAACGCTTTCAAGCACGACCTCGCCTCGCTGCGCACGGGCCGTGCCTCGAGCAACTTGCTCGACCCGATCCACGTTCAGGCCTATGGCTCGTCGATGCCGCTCAACCAGGTGGCGACGGTGTCGGTGCCCGAGCCGCGCATGATCTCGGTCTCGGTCTGGGACAAGTCGATGGTCGGTGCGGTTGATCGTGCGATCCGCGAATCGAACCTCGGTTTCAACCCGATCGTCGACGGTACCAACCTGCGCATTCCGCTGCCGGAGCTCAACGAGCAGCGCCGCAAGGAACTGGTCAAGATCGCCCACACCTATGCCGAGAACGCCAAGGTCGCCACGCGCCACGTGCGCCGTGACGGCATGGATGCGCTCAAGAAGGCCGAGAAGGATGGCGACATCAGCCAAGACGACCAGCGCGTCCAGTCGGACAAGGTCCAGAAGCTGACCGACGACACGATCAGCCAGATCGACAGCCTGCTCGCAGGCAAAGAAGCCGAGATCATGCAAGTCTAA
- a CDS encoding RidA family protein — MGETIEKRLSDLGITLPAAAAPAANYVPFMASGKLVFTAGQLPLKDGKLTATGLLGRDVDVAGGKEAAKQCAVNILAQAKAALGDLEKIRRIVKISVFVASSSDFTEQHLVANGASDFLVAALGERGKHARSAVGVASLPLNAAVEIEAIIEHE; from the coding sequence ATGGGCGAAACAATCGAAAAGCGGCTAAGTGATCTTGGCATCACCCTGCCCGCAGCCGCAGCCCCTGCCGCCAACTATGTGCCATTCATGGCATCGGGCAAGCTCGTCTTCACCGCCGGCCAGCTGCCGCTCAAGGATGGCAAGCTCACCGCCACCGGCCTGCTTGGCCGAGATGTGGACGTTGCAGGCGGCAAGGAAGCGGCCAAGCAGTGCGCCGTCAACATCCTCGCCCAAGCAAAGGCAGCCCTTGGCGATCTCGAAAAGATCCGTCGCATCGTCAAGATCAGCGTCTTTGTCGCCTCGTCCTCCGACTTCACCGAGCAGCATCTCGTCGCCAATGGCGCGTCCGACTTCCTGGTCGCGGCACTTGGCGAACGCGGCAAGCATGCGCGTTCGGCCGTCGGCGTCGCCTCGCTGCCGCTGAATGCCGCCGTCGAGATCGAAGCCATCATCGAGCACGAATGA
- a CDS encoding glycerophosphodiester phosphodiesterase, whose product MTDLSWLTARPIAHRGLHDLNKTCWENTLSAFERAAARGFAIECDVHLTANGDVAVFHDDVLNRLTGTDGFIWQRTTRELAALRVGGTADHVPTLAEMLKLVDGRVPLVIELKGIPGHDGELVERVAAALRNYKGKAAIMSFDHWLIRDFSRHAPGIPAGLTAWGDLDHEIEAHFSMLAHGISFVSYSVTHLPNRFVSFVRDKLAMPVITWTVRDQDAVRTTFAQADQMTFEGFDPDALAVA is encoded by the coding sequence ATGACCGACCTATCCTGGCTGACCGCCCGCCCGATTGCTCATCGCGGCCTGCACGACCTCAACAAGACCTGCTGGGAAAACACGCTGTCCGCCTTTGAGCGCGCAGCGGCGCGCGGCTTTGCCATCGAGTGCGATGTCCATCTGACCGCCAATGGCGACGTCGCCGTGTTTCATGACGATGTCCTGAACCGGCTGACGGGTACGGATGGCTTCATCTGGCAGCGTACGACACGCGAGCTTGCGGCACTTCGCGTCGGCGGCACCGCCGATCACGTGCCGACCCTTGCCGAAATGCTCAAGCTGGTCGACGGGCGCGTACCGCTGGTCATCGAGCTCAAGGGCATCCCCGGGCATGATGGCGAGCTCGTCGAACGCGTGGCCGCGGCCTTGCGCAACTACAAGGGCAAGGCTGCGATCATGTCCTTTGATCACTGGCTGATCCGCGATTTCTCCCGCCATGCGCCGGGCATTCCGGCCGGACTGACCGCCTGGGGCGATCTGGATCACGAGATCGAAGCGCATTTTTCGATGCTGGCACATGGCATCTCTTTTGTGTCCTACTCCGTCACGCACCTGCCGAACAGGTTTGTCAGTTTTGTGCGCGACAAGCTCGCCATGCCCGTCATAACCTGGACGGTGCGCGACCAGGACGCCGTGCGGACGACCTTCGCACAGGCCGACCAGATGACATTCGAGGGCTTCGATCCTGACGCGCTGGCGGTAGCCTGA
- a CDS encoding AzlD domain-containing protein: protein MTFGAVDSWWWPFLFILVGGWLATDAWRFLGVYLGDRLSENSDLLVLVRALATALVAAVIGNLIVFPSGALIDTALALRIVAAGAGFLAYLYLGRKILVGIVVAEVILLVGMWSF, encoded by the coding sequence ATGACCTTCGGCGCAGTCGACAGCTGGTGGTGGCCGTTCCTGTTCATCCTCGTCGGCGGCTGGCTCGCAACCGACGCCTGGCGTTTCCTCGGGGTCTATCTCGGCGACCGTCTCAGCGAGAATTCCGACCTTCTCGTCCTGGTTCGCGCACTCGCCACCGCACTTGTCGCCGCCGTCATCGGCAATCTGATCGTTTTTCCCAGCGGGGCACTTATCGACACGGCACTCGCCTTGCGCATCGTCGCAGCCGGCGCAGGCTTCCTTGCATATCTCTATCTCGGGCGGAAGATCCTGGTCGGCATCGTTGTGGCGGAAGTGATCCTGCTGGTCGGGATGTGGAGTTTCTGA